A stretch of the Sinorhizobium alkalisoli genome encodes the following:
- a CDS encoding nucleotide sugar dehydrogenase has product MTSPHHDRLLESITAHAAHVGVIGLGYVGLPLAIAVARSGFSVTGFDIDPAKIVALDEGRSYVEAVTDDALGREAEAGRFRSTTDFAGLGLCDVIVICVPTPLTKHRDPDLSFVEKTSHAIAKTLRPGQLIVLESTTYPGTTDGVVRAILEETGLKSGADFFLGFSPEREDPGNRAFETASIPKVVAGDGALAAALMERFYGAVVASVVPVSSNATAEAVKLTENIFRAVNIALVNELKVVYDAMGIDIWEVIEAAKTKPFGYMPFYPGPGLGGHCIPIDPFYLTWKSREYELPTRFIELAGEINSAMPRHVVGRLAEALDRRQGKALSRSSVLIIGLAYKKNVPDIRESPSLRLIELIEERGGKASFHDPHVDEIPSTREYPSLKGRRSVAFDEDTIRRFDAVLVATDHDAVDYAALVRWAPLIIDTRNVFARRGHSADHILKA; this is encoded by the coding sequence TTGACCTCCCCTCATCACGACCGGCTCCTCGAATCGATTACAGCGCACGCCGCCCATGTCGGCGTCATCGGATTGGGCTATGTTGGCCTGCCGCTCGCCATTGCCGTCGCGCGCTCTGGTTTTTCGGTAACCGGCTTCGACATCGACCCTGCGAAGATCGTCGCACTCGATGAGGGGCGCTCGTATGTCGAGGCAGTTACGGACGACGCTCTCGGACGCGAAGCGGAAGCCGGGCGCTTCCGCTCGACGACCGATTTCGCCGGCCTCGGCCTCTGCGACGTGATCGTGATCTGTGTACCGACACCGCTCACCAAGCACCGCGATCCCGACCTCTCCTTCGTGGAAAAGACGTCTCACGCGATCGCCAAGACCTTGCGGCCGGGTCAGCTCATCGTGCTGGAGTCGACTACCTATCCCGGAACCACCGATGGCGTTGTGCGCGCGATCCTCGAGGAGACGGGACTGAAGTCGGGCGCTGACTTCTTCCTCGGGTTTTCGCCAGAGCGGGAAGATCCCGGCAACCGCGCCTTCGAGACGGCCAGTATCCCCAAGGTGGTCGCCGGCGACGGTGCACTCGCCGCGGCGCTCATGGAGCGGTTCTATGGCGCCGTGGTGGCGTCGGTCGTGCCGGTCTCATCCAATGCGACGGCCGAGGCGGTGAAGCTGACGGAGAATATCTTCCGTGCGGTCAACATCGCGCTCGTCAACGAACTCAAGGTCGTCTACGACGCGATGGGCATCGATATCTGGGAAGTGATCGAGGCCGCCAAGACGAAACCGTTCGGCTACATGCCTTTCTATCCCGGCCCAGGACTCGGTGGGCACTGCATCCCAATCGATCCGTTCTATCTCACATGGAAGTCGCGCGAATACGAATTGCCGACCCGCTTCATCGAACTCGCAGGCGAGATCAACTCGGCCATGCCCCGCCATGTGGTCGGACGGCTCGCCGAGGCGCTCGACCGCCGGCAGGGAAAGGCGCTGAGCCGCTCGAGCGTGCTCATCATCGGCCTTGCCTATAAGAAGAACGTCCCTGACATTCGCGAGAGCCCGTCGCTGAGGCTGATCGAACTGATCGAGGAACGGGGCGGCAAGGCTTCCTTCCACGATCCGCATGTGGACGAAATTCCCTCGACGCGAGAGTATCCTTCGCTGAAGGGACGCCGGTCTGTCGCCTTCGACGAAGACACAATCCGCCGTTTCGATGCCGTGCTTGTCGCGACGGACCATGACGCCGTCGACTATGCCGCCCTCGTCCGCTGGGCGCCGCTGATCATCGACACGCGCAACGTCTTTGCGCGCCGAGGACACTCGGCGGACCACATCCTCAAGGCATGA
- a CDS encoding MBL fold metallo-hydrolase produces MQEETFRVRFWGVRGSLPVSGEQFLAYGGNTSCIEVRYGNEVLIFDAGSGIREAGLSLMREGISKFDVFFTHSHYDHIIGLPYFKPIYRCSTAVRFWSGHLHGQMSTREMINEFMRPPWFPVGTGICEASLDCVDFGPGDTLSPRDDVSVRTMSLVHPGGCVGYRVDWGGRAVALIYDTEHEPGILDPALLDFIAGADLMVYDCTYLESEIPTYRGFGHSTGMHGSRLAKAAGIPRLAMFHHDPSRTDAALAAMEQEVQVFFPGAFAARDRQIIDL; encoded by the coding sequence ATGCAGGAAGAAACCTTTCGCGTGAGGTTCTGGGGCGTACGAGGCAGTTTGCCGGTTTCCGGTGAGCAATTCCTGGCCTATGGCGGCAATACCTCCTGCATCGAAGTCCGCTACGGCAACGAGGTGCTGATCTTCGACGCCGGTTCCGGTATACGGGAAGCCGGGCTGTCACTGATGCGGGAAGGCATATCGAAATTCGATGTCTTCTTCACCCATAGCCATTACGACCATATTATCGGCCTGCCCTATTTTAAACCGATCTACCGCTGCAGCACGGCGGTGCGTTTCTGGTCCGGGCACCTTCACGGGCAGATGTCGACCCGGGAGATGATCAACGAGTTCATGCGGCCGCCGTGGTTCCCGGTCGGCACGGGAATATGCGAAGCCAGCCTCGACTGCGTCGACTTCGGTCCTGGCGATACGCTTTCTCCCCGAGACGATGTCTCCGTCCGAACAATGAGCCTTGTTCACCCGGGCGGCTGCGTCGGCTACAGGGTCGACTGGGGTGGCCGCGCTGTCGCGCTCATCTATGACACGGAACACGAGCCGGGCATCCTCGATCCCGCGCTCCTCGATTTCATCGCCGGCGCCGACCTGATGGTCTACGACTGCACCTATCTGGAATCGGAAATTCCGACCTATCGTGGCTTCGGTCATTCGACAGGTATGCACGGTTCACGCTTGGCAAAGGCCGCCGGCATTCCGCGGCTTGCCATGTTCCATCACGACCCTTCGCGCACCGATGCGGCGCTTGCCGCGATGGAACAGGAAGTGCAGGTTTTCTTTCCCGGTGCGTTCGCCGCTCGCGACCGCCAGATCATCGACCTATGA
- a CDS encoding RidA family protein, producing MTIKRYGTGETGAGKQALPFARAVEANGWLYVSGQVAMEGGEIIGGGIIAESRKAIENMIAILHEAGYGIEDVVRVGVWLDDPRDFWTFNGVYAEYFGMNPPARACVQSRMMVDCKVEVDCVAYKAK from the coding sequence GTGACGATCAAGCGTTATGGGACGGGCGAAACCGGTGCGGGCAAGCAGGCCTTGCCCTTTGCGCGCGCCGTCGAGGCGAATGGCTGGCTCTATGTCTCGGGCCAGGTTGCCATGGAGGGCGGCGAGATCATCGGCGGCGGCATCATTGCCGAAAGCCGTAAGGCGATCGAGAATATGATCGCCATCCTTCACGAGGCGGGCTACGGGATCGAAGACGTGGTCCGGGTTGGCGTCTGGCTCGATGACCCGCGCGACTTCTGGACCTTCAACGGTGTCTACGCCGAATATTTCGGCATGAACCCGCCGGCACGCGCCTGTGTGCAGTCGCGCATGATGGTCGACTGCAAGGTTGAAGTTGACTGCGTGGCCTACAAGGCTAAATGA
- a CDS encoding amino acid ABC transporter ATP-binding protein, which produces MNNLLEIRDLHKRYGTVEVLKGVDCTMRQGEVISIIGSSGSGKTTMLRCINMLEEFQGGTITLDGAEIGYETVGGVRRRKPEREIARQRALTGMAFQQFNLFPHMSAAANVMLGLIKVKKMGRDEARALAEKWLDRVGLLSRIDHYPGQLSGGQQQRVAIARAIAMNPRLMLFDEVTSALDPELVNEVLQVIKGLAEDGMSMLIVTHEMRFAYEVSSRVIFMNQGRIGEEGDPREMFVKPKTERLAEFLKSSAFN; this is translated from the coding sequence ATGAACAATCTTCTCGAAATCCGTGATCTTCACAAGCGCTACGGCACGGTCGAGGTCCTGAAGGGCGTGGATTGTACGATGCGCCAGGGCGAGGTGATCAGCATCATCGGCTCGAGCGGTTCCGGCAAGACGACAATGCTCCGCTGCATCAACATGCTCGAGGAGTTCCAGGGTGGCACCATCACCCTCGATGGCGCGGAAATCGGCTACGAGACGGTTGGCGGCGTGCGCCGTCGCAAGCCGGAGCGCGAGATCGCTCGCCAGCGCGCCCTGACTGGCATGGCCTTCCAGCAGTTCAATCTGTTTCCGCACATGAGCGCCGCGGCAAATGTGATGCTGGGGCTGATCAAGGTGAAGAAGATGGGTCGCGACGAAGCAAGGGCGCTTGCCGAGAAATGGCTCGACCGGGTGGGGCTCCTCTCCCGTATCGACCATTACCCCGGTCAGCTTTCCGGCGGTCAGCAGCAGCGCGTCGCAATCGCCCGCGCCATCGCCATGAATCCGAGGCTGATGCTCTTCGACGAGGTGACATCCGCGCTCGACCCGGAACTCGTCAACGAGGTGCTGCAGGTGATCAAGGGGCTCGCGGAAGACGGCATGAGCATGCTCATCGTCACGCACGAGATGCGCTTTGCCTACGAGGTGTCGTCTCGGGTCATCTTCATGAACCAGGGGCGGATCGGCGAGGAGGGCGACCCCCGCGAGATGTTTGTGAAGCCGAAGACGGAGCGGCTGGCGGAATTCCTGAAATCCTCGGCGTTCAATTGA
- a CDS encoding IclR family transcriptional regulator, whose protein sequence is MTDAADTINRRARGLDRAFEILDFLRLQRQPLRPNEIAQGIEAPRSSVYELVNLLLRQGVLEYRGDDGRVFLGRRLYFLGAAYAEQFDLIRESEHLLARIAEETRETAQMCQLEGNKYAVVLMNEGSRPFRISTNIGEPVAIPWTASGRLLVDHMSDEELLAFIPQEDFLLPNGHRLDPAEFIAQVREAKKNGYFTFNSIVDSFTHCFAVPVYDAGEICIATLCLVAPKEDGLRNRDAYLRVLIDAAKELSEKLGHRHDSGEFVRAAAAG, encoded by the coding sequence ATGACGGACGCAGCAGACACGATCAATCGCCGGGCACGGGGGCTCGACCGGGCCTTCGAGATCCTCGACTTCCTGCGTCTTCAGCGCCAGCCGCTCCGCCCGAACGAAATCGCCCAGGGGATCGAGGCACCGCGTTCGTCGGTCTATGAACTCGTCAATCTGCTTCTCCGTCAGGGCGTGCTCGAATATCGGGGCGACGACGGCCGCGTGTTTCTGGGCCGCAGGCTCTATTTTCTCGGCGCCGCCTATGCCGAGCAGTTCGATCTCATCCGCGAGTCGGAGCATCTGCTCGCGCGGATTGCCGAAGAGACGCGCGAAACCGCGCAGATGTGCCAGTTGGAAGGCAATAAATATGCCGTCGTTCTGATGAACGAGGGCAGCCGGCCCTTCCGCATCTCGACGAATATCGGCGAACCGGTCGCCATTCCGTGGACTGCTTCTGGCCGCTTGCTCGTGGATCATATGAGCGACGAGGAGCTACTGGCCTTCATCCCGCAGGAGGATTTCCTGCTGCCGAACGGGCATCGGCTCGACCCGGCCGAATTCATCGCGCAAGTCCGCGAAGCCAAGAAGAACGGCTACTTCACTTTCAACAGCATCGTAGACAGTTTCACCCATTGCTTCGCCGTGCCGGTCTATGATGCGGGCGAAATTTGCATCGCTACACTCTGCCTTGTCGCCCCCAAGGAGGACGGTTTGCGCAATCGCGATGCCTATCTCCGTGTCCTGATCGACGCGGCGAAAGAGCTCTCGGAAAAGCTCGGCCATCGGCATGATTCCGGAGAGTTCGTCCGGGCCGCGGCAGCAGGCTGA
- a CDS encoding glycosyltransferase family 4 protein, with product MKIAFHAPLKPPDHPVPSGDRQMARMLIEALQLAGHEVDIASRLRSFSREASHADFSTLRLQADQEIARLRALWRQGGAPDAWFCYHPYYKSPDLIGPRLSAEFSIPYVTAESSYSSRRSHGPWKLAQDEVAAGARQAAVNVCFTQRDREGLESAIPDGRYAMLSPFIDVAPFEKLERRKSGSFRLISVAMMRPGDKMDSFRMLSRALQHLVDLPWTLTVVGDGPASAEVSDAFSFLPAERLDWAGATQPGAIAGILASADLYVWPGCGEAYGLSYLEAQAAGLPVVAQRTAGVPAVVKDGETGILTPPGDVALLAAAIRRFRDDETLLAECGERARRFVFEERSLPAAAQRLGGIFDHYVRSKP from the coding sequence ATGAAAATCGCGTTCCATGCGCCTCTGAAACCCCCTGACCACCCAGTCCCCTCGGGCGACCGGCAGATGGCGCGCATGCTCATCGAAGCGCTGCAACTGGCAGGGCATGAGGTCGACATCGCTTCGCGCTTGCGAAGCTTCTCGCGCGAAGCCTCGCATGCGGATTTCTCGACGCTACGCCTGCAGGCAGATCAGGAGATCGCGCGCCTTCGCGCCCTCTGGCGGCAGGGCGGCGCACCCGATGCGTGGTTCTGCTACCATCCTTACTACAAGTCCCCGGACCTGATCGGTCCCCGCCTGTCGGCGGAGTTCTCCATTCCCTATGTGACGGCCGAGAGCTCCTATTCGTCCCGTCGCAGTCACGGGCCCTGGAAGCTTGCCCAGGACGAGGTGGCCGCCGGTGCGCGGCAGGCCGCCGTCAATGTCTGTTTCACTCAGCGAGATCGGGAGGGACTGGAGAGCGCAATCCCGGACGGGCGCTATGCGATGCTCTCGCCCTTCATCGACGTAGCGCCTTTCGAGAAACTGGAAAGAAGAAAGAGCGGGAGCTTCCGGCTGATCTCGGTTGCCATGATGCGGCCGGGCGACAAGATGGACAGCTTTCGAATGCTGTCGCGTGCTTTGCAGCACCTTGTCGATCTGCCCTGGACGCTGACGGTCGTCGGGGACGGTCCTGCCAGCGCGGAGGTTTCTGATGCCTTTTCCTTCCTCCCGGCAGAGCGGCTCGACTGGGCCGGTGCGACGCAGCCGGGGGCGATCGCCGGAATTCTGGCTAGCGCCGATCTCTATGTCTGGCCCGGCTGCGGTGAGGCATACGGGCTTTCCTATCTCGAGGCGCAGGCGGCGGGCTTGCCGGTCGTAGCGCAAAGGACGGCAGGCGTGCCTGCGGTCGTCAAGGATGGTGAGACGGGAATTCTGACGCCGCCCGGGGACGTCGCGCTTCTCGCTGCGGCAATCCGGAGATTTCGCGATGACGAGACGCTTCTGGCCGAATGCGGCGAGCGTGCGCGCCGTTTCGTGTTCGAAGAACGCTCACTTCCGGCTGCCGCTCAGCGCCTCGGCGGGATATTCGACCATTATGTGAGGAGCAAGCCATGA
- a CDS encoding amino acid ABC transporter permease encodes MDFSFLDQLWVARFPLLKGLGVSISISLSSIVVGTVLGVFVGLALTYGVRPLKWLVRGYTDFIRGTPVLVLVLASYYVLGTVGINLGPFQAGVLALAVFCSSHVGELVRGALQSIPKGQTEAAKAIGLTFPQTFAYVLGPQALRQALPAWVNTAAEMVKASTLLSIIGVAELLLRTQEVISRTFMSLEFYFFAGFLYFVINYGIERFGRYVERKTAVPS; translated from the coding sequence ATGGACTTCTCCTTTCTCGATCAGCTCTGGGTGGCGCGGTTTCCACTTCTCAAGGGCCTTGGCGTGTCGATCTCGATCTCGCTATCGTCGATCGTCGTCGGTACGGTGCTGGGCGTTTTTGTCGGGCTGGCGCTCACCTATGGCGTGAGACCGCTCAAATGGCTGGTCCGCGGTTACACGGATTTCATCCGCGGCACGCCGGTGCTCGTCCTCGTACTTGCGAGCTACTACGTCCTGGGCACTGTGGGCATCAATCTCGGCCCGTTCCAGGCGGGCGTTCTGGCGCTTGCGGTCTTTTGCAGCTCGCATGTCGGCGAACTGGTGCGCGGGGCGCTGCAATCTATCCCGAAGGGCCAGACCGAGGCCGCGAAGGCGATCGGGCTCACCTTCCCGCAGACCTTCGCCTATGTGCTGGGACCGCAGGCGCTGCGCCAGGCGCTGCCGGCCTGGGTCAACACCGCGGCCGAAATGGTCAAGGCTTCGACGCTGCTTTCGATCATCGGCGTGGCCGAGCTCTTGCTGCGCACGCAGGAAGTGATCTCCCGCACCTTCATGAGCCTCGAATTCTATTTCTTCGCGGGCTTCCTCTATTTCGTCATCAACTACGGCATCGAGCGCTTCGGCCGCTACGTCGAGCGCAAGACCGCCGTTCCATCGTGA
- a CDS encoding amino acid ABC transporter permease encodes MTYTLNFSAVWRSFDLLLQGLALSLGLAALAILAGCAIGLITAFGLVSKRVLLRKPAGLYVTMIRNTPILVLVLFSYFALPELGIRLGKIESFVLTLAIYSGAYLAEVFRGGLIAVPPGQREAGLAIGLTELQIRISIIIPLMLRNVLPSLGSTLISLFKDTSLAAAIAVPELTFEARKINVETFRVIETWIVASCLYVATCSLLAALMRAVERRLAVPR; translated from the coding sequence ATGACCTATACTTTGAACTTTTCGGCCGTCTGGCGCTCCTTCGACCTTCTCCTGCAAGGGCTTGCACTCAGTCTCGGTCTGGCGGCACTGGCGATCCTCGCCGGGTGTGCGATCGGCTTGATTACGGCCTTCGGCCTGGTCTCGAAGAGGGTTCTCTTGCGAAAGCCGGCCGGCCTCTACGTGACGATGATCCGTAACACGCCGATCCTGGTCCTCGTCCTCTTCAGCTATTTCGCCCTTCCCGAACTCGGAATCCGTCTCGGCAAGATCGAGAGCTTCGTATTGACGCTTGCGATCTATTCCGGCGCCTATCTCGCCGAGGTCTTTCGCGGCGGTCTCATCGCCGTGCCGCCGGGGCAGCGCGAAGCTGGGCTGGCGATCGGACTGACTGAGTTGCAGATCCGCATCTCGATCATTATCCCCCTGATGCTGCGCAACGTGCTGCCATCGCTCGGCAGCACCTTGATCTCGCTCTTCAAGGACACCTCGCTCGCCGCTGCGATCGCGGTTCCGGAACTCACCTTCGAGGCGCGCAAGATCAACGTCGAAACGTTCCGGGTCATCGAGACCTGGATCGTCGCGAGCTGCCTCTATGTCGCAACCTGTTCGCTGCTGGCCGCGCTGATGCGGGCCGTCGAGCGGCGGCTCGCCGTGCCGAGGTGA
- a CDS encoding D-TA family PLP-dependent enzyme has protein sequence MTLPIETPAVLVDLDVARRNIRAFQAYADRHGIRVRPHIKTHKLPQMAELQLDAGAVGITCQKVSEAEAMVDGSPRIQDVLITYNILGAEKLARLESLNARVTLSVVGDNQTVLDALSAHFARTEKPLTVLVECNTGADRCGVATPAEAAHLARRIADAPGLRFGGLMTYPPAGAAAQVQSFMSEAKRLIEADGLVVASITSGGTPGMMRAAEAPVATEYRPGTYIYNDRSLVARGVATWEDCALTVLATVVSVPAQDRAIIDAGSKVLTSDLLGLTGYGHVLGRDDICIDQLSEEHGRLVSDGAIGLEVGEQVRIVPNHACVVTNMVDTIHVLKGGAPKTKWTVVARGHVL, from the coding sequence ATGACCCTGCCGATCGAGACGCCCGCCGTGCTCGTCGATCTCGACGTTGCCCGGCGCAATATCCGGGCTTTCCAGGCCTATGCCGACAGGCACGGGATCCGCGTGCGACCGCACATAAAGACGCACAAGCTGCCGCAGATGGCCGAGTTGCAGCTGGACGCGGGAGCGGTTGGAATTACCTGCCAGAAGGTGAGCGAGGCGGAGGCGATGGTCGACGGCAGCCCCCGCATCCAAGATGTGCTGATCACCTACAATATTCTCGGGGCAGAAAAGCTGGCGCGGCTCGAAAGCCTGAACGCGCGCGTGACCCTCAGCGTGGTCGGCGACAATCAGACCGTCCTCGATGCCCTGTCGGCCCATTTCGCCCGCACGGAAAAGCCGCTCACAGTGCTTGTGGAATGCAACACCGGTGCGGATCGCTGCGGCGTGGCGACGCCTGCCGAGGCCGCTCACCTTGCCCGCCGTATCGCCGACGCTCCCGGATTGCGCTTCGGCGGCCTGATGACCTATCCGCCGGCCGGCGCCGCGGCACAGGTGCAGTCTTTCATGAGCGAGGCAAAGCGGTTGATCGAGGCCGACGGGCTGGTGGTTGCGAGCATTACATCGGGCGGCACTCCAGGCATGATGCGGGCGGCGGAGGCGCCCGTCGCCACGGAATACCGGCCAGGCACCTACATTTACAACGACCGCTCGCTTGTTGCCCGCGGCGTGGCAACGTGGGAGGATTGCGCCCTTACCGTGCTTGCGACCGTCGTCTCCGTGCCGGCGCAGGACAGGGCGATTATCGACGCCGGCAGCAAAGTGCTGACCTCCGACCTGCTAGGCCTCACCGGCTACGGCCATGTGCTCGGCCGAGACGACATTTGCATCGATCAGCTTTCCGAGGAGCACGGCCGGCTGGTCTCGGATGGTGCGATTGGCCTTGAGGTCGGCGAGCAGGTCCGGATCGTCCCGAACCACGCCTGTGTCGTGACCAATATGGTGGATACCATTCATGTCCTTAAAGGCGGCGCACCGAAAACGAAATGGACAGTCGTCGCGCGAGGGCACGTGCTCTGA
- a CDS encoding DUF3095 domain-containing protein encodes MANAADMQFYANLPLFEAFEGVADEANYRPLPEGWLLAVADIVNSTGAIADGKYKSVNTAGASVISALMNALDERNLAFVFGGDGALAAIPAAVAVKARSALAAAKTWVAEELGLELRAALVPVSDIRAQGLDMRVARFKASEQVSYAMFSGGGASWAEAEMKAGRYQVEAAPPGTRPDLTGLSCRWSPIVSRHGAIVSIIALPGERGSGPEFQALIGEIVALAEGEERAAHPVPEDGPEPRLSINGVTVESRAVASRSWRLLAWSWIALQSLVLFLCFRLGLNLGKFDVAQYKHDLASNSDFRKFDDGLKMTIDVSADRLRRIEERLERGVDARVCRYGLHRQDSALMTCIVPTPMSRDHMHFIDGAAGGYAMAAKNLKAIFPGRFASAG; translated from the coding sequence ATGGCTAACGCGGCCGACATGCAGTTCTACGCGAACCTACCGCTTTTCGAGGCGTTCGAAGGCGTTGCAGACGAGGCCAACTACAGGCCCCTGCCTGAAGGCTGGCTGCTCGCCGTTGCCGACATTGTCAATTCTACCGGCGCGATTGCGGACGGGAAGTACAAGAGCGTCAATACCGCCGGTGCCAGCGTGATATCAGCGCTCATGAATGCGCTTGACGAGCGAAACCTGGCCTTCGTCTTCGGCGGCGACGGGGCGCTTGCCGCCATACCGGCGGCGGTGGCGGTCAAGGCGCGATCGGCCCTCGCGGCGGCCAAGACCTGGGTGGCGGAGGAACTCGGCCTCGAGTTGCGTGCTGCGCTGGTGCCCGTCTCCGACATTCGGGCACAGGGGCTCGACATGCGCGTGGCCCGCTTCAAGGCGAGCGAGCAGGTCTCCTACGCCATGTTTTCCGGCGGCGGCGCAAGCTGGGCGGAAGCCGAGATGAAAGCAGGCCGTTACCAGGTCGAGGCGGCGCCGCCTGGCACGAGGCCCGACTTGACCGGCCTCTCCTGCCGCTGGAGCCCGATCGTCTCAAGACACGGCGCCATCGTCTCGATCATCGCCCTGCCGGGCGAGCGTGGCAGCGGCCCCGAATTCCAGGCCTTGATCGGCGAGATCGTGGCCTTGGCCGAGGGCGAGGAGCGGGCGGCGCACCCGGTGCCCGAAGACGGCCCGGAGCCGCGTCTGTCGATCAACGGGGTCACGGTCGAATCGCGCGCCGTGGCTTCGAGAAGCTGGCGGTTGCTCGCCTGGTCGTGGATCGCACTGCAGAGCCTCGTGCTCTTCCTGTGCTTCCGGCTAGGCCTCAATCTTGGCAAATTCGATGTCGCTCAATACAAGCACGATCTCGCCAGCAATTCCGATTTCCGCAAGTTCGATGACGGGCTCAAGATGACGATCGACGTCAGCGCCGATCGGTTGCGCCGCATCGAAGAGCGGCTGGAGCGAGGGGTGGACGCACGCGTTTGCCGGTACGGACTGCATCGGCAGGACTCGGCACTGATGACCTGCATCGTTCCCACACCCATGAGCCGCGATCACATGCATTTCATCGACGGTGCCGCCGGCGGCTATGCAATGGCTGCAAAGAACCTCAAGGCGATCTTTCCGGGACGGTTCGCTAGCGCGGGATGA
- a CDS encoding polysaccharide deacetylase family protein — MTGHSAWQALIDRLDHLQDAGQSVDFWLRDDDAVEPTAALHRLLDLTERFSVPATLAVIPAYTDERLARCVAGRRGISVAVHGWSHENHASAGEKRQELGAHRPSGAIVGELSTGYARLRMLFPAAFVPLLVPPWNRIDAGVVAELSNIGFRALSVFGPEAAGKAAALRRPELAFINTHVDVMDWRGTRGGRDHAMLVHEILRRLDEVSDGEGTVGILTHHLVHDESVWAFLSKLFEITASHPACRWRSVADLIGR; from the coding sequence ATGACCGGGCATTCCGCTTGGCAGGCGCTGATCGACCGCCTCGACCATTTGCAGGACGCCGGGCAAAGTGTCGATTTCTGGCTGCGCGACGACGATGCGGTCGAACCCACCGCGGCGCTTCACCGGTTGCTCGACCTGACGGAGCGCTTCTCCGTGCCGGCGACCTTGGCCGTCATACCCGCCTATACCGACGAACGCCTCGCGCGCTGCGTCGCCGGACGCCGCGGCATCAGCGTTGCGGTTCACGGCTGGTCGCACGAAAATCACGCCTCGGCGGGAGAAAAGCGGCAGGAACTCGGAGCGCACCGGCCGAGCGGCGCGATCGTCGGGGAATTGAGCACCGGATATGCGCGTCTGCGCATGCTCTTTCCCGCGGCCTTCGTGCCGTTGCTCGTCCCGCCGTGGAACCGCATCGATGCCGGGGTAGTTGCCGAACTCTCCAATATCGGATTCAGGGCGCTCTCGGTCTTCGGCCCGGAGGCCGCCGGCAAAGCCGCCGCCCTTCGCCGGCCGGAGCTCGCTTTCATCAATACCCATGTGGACGTGATGGATTGGCGGGGGACACGCGGCGGTCGCGATCACGCGATGCTCGTCCACGAAATCCTGCGGCGGTTGGACGAGGTAAGTGATGGCGAGGGAACGGTCGGAATCCTCACCCACCACCTGGTTCACGACGAGAGCGTCTGGGCGTTCCTGTCGAAGCTGTTCGAAATCACCGCGTCGCACCCCGCCTGCCGGTGGCGCAGCGTCGCCGATCTCATAGGTCGATGA
- a CDS encoding transporter substrate-binding domain-containing protein: MIKTLTMAASFAVTALAAMPAAAQQPSSKLDEVLSRGHLILGTGSTNAPWHFKSAEDKLQGFDVDMGRIIAKALFGDPEKIEFVNQSSDARIPNITTGKVDITCQFMTVTGERAQQIAFTIPYYREGVGLMLKGDGKYADYEALKAGGSSVTVSVLQNVYAEDMVHAALPEATVDQYESVDLIYQALESGRADAAATDQSSLAWYMTQNPDRYKDAGYGWNPQTYACGVKRGDQDWLNFVNTALHEAMTGVEFDFYAKSFKTWFGKDLTPPQIGFPVEFK; the protein is encoded by the coding sequence ATGATCAAGACGTTGACTATGGCGGCGAGCTTTGCCGTCACGGCATTGGCAGCCATGCCGGCCGCTGCACAGCAACCCTCCAGCAAGCTCGACGAGGTGCTGTCGCGGGGCCATCTAATACTCGGCACCGGCAGCACGAACGCGCCGTGGCACTTCAAGAGCGCAGAAGACAAACTGCAGGGATTCGACGTCGACATGGGGCGCATCATCGCCAAGGCGCTCTTCGGCGACCCGGAAAAGATCGAATTCGTCAATCAGTCATCGGACGCGCGTATCCCCAACATCACCACCGGCAAGGTGGACATCACCTGTCAGTTCATGACGGTGACCGGCGAGCGCGCCCAGCAGATCGCCTTCACCATTCCCTATTATCGCGAGGGTGTCGGCCTGATGTTGAAGGGCGACGGCAAATATGCCGATTATGAGGCGCTGAAGGCCGGGGGCTCCTCGGTCACCGTTTCGGTGCTGCAGAACGTCTATGCGGAGGATATGGTTCACGCCGCACTCCCCGAGGCGACCGTCGACCAATACGAGTCCGTGGACCTGATCTATCAGGCGCTCGAATCCGGCCGTGCCGATGCCGCGGCCACGGACCAATCGTCGCTTGCCTGGTACATGACCCAAAATCCGGACCGCTACAAGGATGCCGGCTATGGCTGGAACCCGCAGACCTATGCCTGCGGGGTGAAACGCGGCGACCAGGACTGGCTGAACTTCGTCAACACGGCGCTGCACGAGGCGATGACGGGGGTCGAGTTCGATTTCTATGCCAAGTCCTTCAAAACCTGGTTCGGCAAGGACCTGACGCCGCCGCAGATCGGCTTCCCGGTCGAATTCAAGTAA